One region of Amphiprion ocellaris isolate individual 3 ecotype Okinawa chromosome 9, ASM2253959v1, whole genome shotgun sequence genomic DNA includes:
- the LOC118470046 gene encoding tetraspanin-8-like, giving the protein MTVSKVIKYLLATFNLLFYVGVIFILGFFANIRINKADHRITDELLPAIDLVIFIGVGTMIFGCLDRCAAVRENRCLLALLFLGLLTMFVMLLAVGALGAVSRTAAVQELVREHVEQFLPLSEQPEEVQESIRQVERTSFCCGFFAGHLDWGNSMAVPDSCNCIDTSMNCTALDGREVYSTPCMIYAMTWLDRLPHSLIVTAFASGLLLMLAMIFSVALFCQSNNSIVGNIKHKASS; this is encoded by the coding sequence ATGACTGTGAGCAAAGTCATCAAATACCTGCTTGCTACCTTCAACCTTTTATTTTATGTGGGTGTAATCTTTATTCTTGGCTTCTTCGCAAACATCCGGATCAACAAAGCAGACCACCGGATCACTGATGAACTTCTTCCTGCCATAGACCTCGTCATATTTATCGGTGTCGGGACGATGATTTTTGGCTGCCTGGACCGCTGTGCAGCCGTCCGAGAGAACCGCTGCCTGCTGGCCCTGCTCTTCCTGGGCCTGCTCACCATGTTTGTCATGCTGCTGGCTGTGGGAGCGTTAGGAGCCGTATCCAGAACTGCAGCCGTACAGGAGCTGGTGAGGGAACACGTGGAGCAGTTTCTTCCACTGAGCGAGCAGCCGGAAGAGGTTCAGGAGTCGATCAGACAGGTGGAGAGAACCAGCTTCTGTTGTGGATTCTTTGCTGGACATTTGGACTGGGGAAACTCAATGGCAGTACCCGATTCGTGTAACTGCATCGACACCTCCATGAACTGCACGGCTCTGGACGGACGAGAGGTTTACTCCACACCGTGTATGATCTACGCTATGACGTGGTTGGACAGACTCCCACACTCACTCATAGTGACTGCATTTGCCTCTGGCCTGCTGTTGATGCTGGCCATGATTTTCTCAGTGGCCCTGTTTTGCCAGAGTAACAACAGCATTGTTggaaatattaaacacaaagcCTCAAGTTGA